The following are from one region of the Ischnura elegans chromosome 12, ioIscEleg1.1, whole genome shotgun sequence genome:
- the LOC124169106 gene encoding venom serine carboxypeptidase-like yields the protein MELTLLPYIFVAVVFTITTPVVQSSFINLYPKYEQLPVPDDPGEPLFLTPFIENGRIEEGRRLSLVGNLPGDVNITSYAGYLTVNKEFNSNLFFWFFPSEVDVSKAPVILWLQGGPGASSLFGLFTENGPFFIEKDNATLKLRDYSWTKSYSLIYIDNPVGTGYSFTESDHGYATNETTVGKDLYNGIIQFFQLFPELQRNDFYLTGESYAGKYVPALAYTIHSNIQTAPFKINLMGLAMGNGYCDPERMMNPGDYMYQIGLVDEKARLYFKGKEELALKYMRENDWIAAFKVMDETMDSDLSPYKSYFYNVTGFTFAYNYLHDHEESTFGDLGVFVQSLEFRKAVHVGNRPFDGGSGIVERYLMADVMQSVKPWVEELLDAGYKVLVYNGQLDIAVPYPLTVEFLRALNWKGSEEYLEAKREKWMVGEFLAGYSKTAGTLTEVLVRNSGHMVPTDQPKVAFALLEDFLIDQTYKNQVW from the exons ATGGAATTGACACTTCTTCCGTATATTTTCGTCGCTGTCGTCTTCACGATAACAACTCCAGTAGTACAGAGTTCCTTTATCAATCTTTACCCCAAGTACGAGCAGTTGCCGGTACCCGATGATCCTGGTGAGCCTTTATTCTTGACACCATTCATAGAAAacggaagaattgaagaaggacGTCGTCTATCGTTGGTGGGCAATCTTCCCGGTGATGTAAACATCACCAGTTATGCTGGATATCTCACTGTCAACAAGGAATTCAACTCCAACCTCTTCTTTTGGTTCTTTCCCTCCGAG GTTGACGTCAGTAAGGCTCCAGTGATTCTATGGCTTCAAGGAGGGCCAGGAGCCTCTTCATTGTTTGGGCTGTTTACGGAGAATGGCCCATTTTTCATAGAGAAAGACAATGCAACGTTGAAGCTGAGGGATTATTCATGGACCAAATCATATTCTCTGATATATATTGATAATCCTGTTGGAACTG GCTATAGCTTCACAGAGAGTGACCACGGATATGCCACCAATGAAACTACTGTTGGGAAGGATCTGTACAATGGAATAATCCAGTTTTTCCAGTTATTCCCTGAGCTGcaaagaaatgatttttatttaactgGAGAGTCATATGCAG GAAAATATGTACCGGCATTGGCATATACCATCCATTCAAATATTCAAACAGCACCTTTCAAAATCAACTTAATGG GCCTTGCCATGGGCAATGGATATTGCGATCCTGAGCGAATGATGAACCCTGGCGATTACATGTATCAGATTGGTCTAGTAGATGAGAAAGCTAGACTTTACTTCAAGGGGAAGGAAGAATTGGCTCTGAAATACATGCGAGAGAATGATTGGATTGCTGCAttcaag GTGATGGATGAGACAATGGATTCGGACCTGAGCCCTTATAAATCATACTTCTACAATGTCACTGGTTTCACTTTTGCGTACAATTACTTGCATGATCATGAAGAGTCGACCTTTGGTGACCTTGGTGTGTTTGTCCAGAGCCTGGAATTCAGAAAGGCCGTTCACGTTGGCAACCGCCCATTTGATGGTGGAAGTGGGATCGTGGAACGTTACTTGATGGCCGACGTGATGCAATCTGTGAAGCCCTGGGTGGAAGAGCTCTTGGATGCTGGATACAAGGTGCTGGTATACAATGGCCAGCTGGACATAGCTGTCCCTTATCCCTTGACGGTTGAATTCCTCAGGGCACTCAATTGGAAGGGGTCGGAGGAGTATTTGGAGGCCAAGCGAGAAAAGTGGATGGTTGGTGAGTTTTTGGCTGGCTATTCCAAGACTGCAGGGACTTTGACAGAGGTGCTTGTTCGAAACAGTGGACACATGGTACCTACCGACCAGCCGAAGGTGGCTTTTGCGTTGTTGGAGGATTTTCTGATTGATCAAACATACAAGAACCAAGTGTGGTga